The following DNA comes from Pedobacter cryoconitis.
GGTGAGGAGCTTCAGATTTGATGGTGGTGCGGCTTCTGTTGATCTTAAGGTAGGGGATTTATTGCCTATTACTGATGTAGTGGTTAAAACTGGTGTTGCTTCGATAGAAATCAGTATTCCAGAAGCATCGGGTTGCAGAATTATCACTAAAACGGGCCTTTCTGCAAAGGACTTCCCTGGTTTTATCAAGATTGACAATAATAATTATGAGACTTCAAATTATAAAACAGCTGCGAAAAAGATTTTTATTAATCTGGACGGTGGATTGAGTAATTTTGAGGTAACCAGACATTAAAGAGCTATTGGAACCCAACTATATTGTAGTCGTTAATGGAAAGCCTGAGGGGCCATACGATTTTGAACATTTAAAGGAGATGAGTATTGTAGCGGGAACTTTTGTGAGAAAGCCCGGAATGGACGATTATAAAGAAGCGCACGAGTTCCCTGAACTCCGTGCGCTTTTTGGTTTCAGTTATCAACAGACTGCTCCGCAATATTTTGCTTCATTTGATCAGCGTTTGCTGGCTGCTGTGATTGATTACTTCCTTTTGTTTCTGGTTTATATCGTGGTGGTACTTTGCTGTTTTACTTTCGTAAAGGGGCAGGGGGAAAGGATTTCATTTGCATTATTACTCTTGCCGCTGATCCCGGTGTTCAAGTTTGTTTACGGTGTGTTTGCGGAGGCTTCTGCGAAGCAAGGGACAATTGGGAAAAGATTGTTAAGTATTAAGGTAACGGATATGGGGGGATCAAGGGTGAGTATTGGTTTGTCTTTCTTAAGGAACCTGGGCAAGGTTTTATCTGTTGCTCCATTGTTTTTTGGGTATCTGTATAGTTTTTTGAATAAGAAGCAACAGTGTTTTCACGATGTTGCTGCGGGCACTTTGGTCATCAAGGATCGCCTGATCTAAAAATAAAAAAGGAATATGGCTATTCCTTTTTTATTTTTTCTCTTCCACCGTTTATTGGGATTACCAGGCTGTCTTGCTGTATAAATTCAAAACGTGGCCTTGGCGTATAAAACAGGTGTTGAAACCGGGTTGAATAGTGCCATGGAATGACCACAGTCATTTTAACCTCATTCCAAGGTCATCTCAATGACGCTTCAATAGGCCTTCTGACTACTATTGTAATTTATCTGAATTCACATACAAAACTTAATCTTTATAATTTCGATGTGAATTCACATATAAAACATAATCTTTATCTTTGTACCCTTATGGAAAACGTAGCAGCACAAAAAGAATTGGCCGGGGGTTATTGTAATCATCTAAACCAGTATTCCAGGTTCTTAACACGTGAGGTTTCTATAGGGGATATTCCTATGGGCGGATTGAATCCAATCAGGATACAGTCTATGACCACTACTGACACTATGGACACGCTGGGAACGGTAGAACAGACTATCAGGATGGTAGAGTCTGGTTGTGAGTATGTAAGGATTACAGCGCCGAGTATGAAGGAAGCTGAAAATCTGGCTAATATTAAGAAGGAGCTGAGGTTTAGGGGGTATAATGTCCCTTTAGTAGCCGATATACATTTTACGCCCAATGCTGCTGAGGCTGCTGCGCGTATTGTGGAAAAGGTAAGGGTTAATCCGGGTAATTATGCAGATAAGAAGCGTTTTGAAAATATAGAATATACACAGCTGGCTTATCAGGCTGAGCTGGAAAGAATTTATAAGAAGTTTTCACCATTGGTGAAAATTTGTAAGGAATATGGTACTGCAATGCGTATTGGTACAAATCATGGTTCGTTATCGGACAGGATTATGAGCCAGTATGGAGATACACCACGCGGTATGGTGGAATCGGCTATGGAATTTATGAGGATCTGTGAGGACCTGAATTATTATAACCTGGTGATTTCCATGAAAGCGAGTAATACACAGGTAATGGTTCAGGCTTATCGTTTGCTGGTAGAAACTATGGTGAAAGAGGGGATGAACTATCCGCTGCACCTTGGGGTTACTGAAGCTGGTGATGGAGAGGACGGAAGAATCAAATCTGCGGTTGGTATTGGTACTTTACTGGAAGATGGCTTAGGAGATACAATCAGGGTTTCTCTGACAGAAGATCCTGAATTTGAAGCTCCGGTAGCTAAAGCGCTGGCCGATCGTTATGTAAACCGTGCTTTAAATGTTGTAGAGAAGGAAAAGATTGAGATCCGTAATTTACCTTATAATCCTTATGAATATAATCGCAGGGTTACTTTACCGGTGCAGCATATTGGGGGCCATCATCATCCGGTAGTGATGCTTGATGTGTCTTCAAAGAATTTAAAAGATCCTTATTTTCTGACTGAAGTTGGGTATAAATACAGTGCCGGACTGGATAAATATAATATGGCCGATCAGGCTTGTGATCTTGTTTATTTAGGAGATGAACTGCCTTCTTTCTCTTTTCCTGGTAATCTGCGCCAGATTTATAACTACAAAACATGGTTAACGCTGAAGGATAAAAGCAATTGTCATCCGCTGATTAAACTGGAAGATTATGCATCAGCCGCTCAGAAAGATCCTATCCTGAATCTTGTGTCTGTTAATGCAAAGAGTTATAGTAAAGTTTTGCTGTCACTGTTAGATGAGACGGCGGTACTGGTACTGGAAACTTCTTCGGAAGAGGGAACTATTGAGCAGAGAGCCTTTTTTATTGAGCTGCTAAAAAGCGGAAATCAGATTCCGGTTATTGTGAAGAGATCTTATGCTGCAATCAGCGCAGATGATTTGCAATTATACGCAGCGACTGATTTAGGTGCGCTGTTTACGGATGGTCTTGGGGATGGGGTATGGATTGATGCTCCTGAAACAGTTGGCCTTCCGGTTATGAATTCTACAAGTTTTGGAATTTTGCAGGCCACCCGGACGAGAATTTCCAAAACAGAATATATTTCCTGCCCAAGTTGTGGCAGAACACTCTTTGATTTACAGGAAACAACCCAGTTGATCCGTTCGAGAACTGATCATTTAAAAGGGATCAAAATCGGGATTATGGGTTGTATTGTAAATGGGCCTGGTGAAATGGCAGATGCCGATTATGGTTATGTAGGTACGGGCCCTGGTAAAATCACTTTATACCGCGGTAAAGAAGTCGTTAAAAAGAATGTAAGTTCTGCCAAAGCACTCGATGATCTGATCGATCTGATCAGGGAGGATGGGAACTGGACAGAAGTGAAATAATTTTTATTTGTTGTAAAACATGGAGATGCCAGCCTGTATTAATTTATAGGCTGGCATTTTTGATAAAGGCGAGAGTTTTTTCGCATACTTCCAGCAATTGAGCGGGTAGTTCGGTTGCTTTGTAAGGATGTGAAGCACCAAAAACATGGTTAGCACCTTTGATTTTCTGCAATTGAGCCTTCGGCTGTGCCTGCGCCAGTTCTTGTGCCACACTGAATTTTACATTTACGTCATCATCACCATGCAAAATTAACCAGGGAATTTTAATCTTCGCGGCAGCATGCAGCAGATTGAATTCACTTTGATGTGCATTAAAATCTTCCAGCAGCGTACTGTTTAATGGCATTTTTTCTTTCGTTCTGGCATTTTCCACGAAGATCCTGCCTGTAGCTAACCACTGCTCTTCCTGTTCTTTTTTCCATAAGGAACTAAAATCTGAAATGGCAGACCAGGTAATGATTTTCTGAATGCGTTCATCGGCCGCGCCTTTTAAAATAACTAAAGCACCGCCACGGCTATGGCCAATCACGTAAACAGGGGCTAATGGATAGG
Coding sequences within:
- a CDS encoding RDD family protein — translated: MEPNYIVVVNGKPEGPYDFEHLKEMSIVAGTFVRKPGMDDYKEAHEFPELRALFGFSYQQTAPQYFASFDQRLLAAVIDYFLLFLVYIVVVLCCFTFVKGQGERISFALLLLPLIPVFKFVYGVFAEASAKQGTIGKRLLSIKVTDMGGSRVSIGLSFLRNLGKVLSVAPLFFGYLYSFLNKKQQCFHDVAAGTLVIKDRLI
- the ispG gene encoding (E)-4-hydroxy-3-methylbut-2-enyl-diphosphate synthase, with protein sequence MENVAAQKELAGGYCNHLNQYSRFLTREVSIGDIPMGGLNPIRIQSMTTTDTMDTLGTVEQTIRMVESGCEYVRITAPSMKEAENLANIKKELRFRGYNVPLVADIHFTPNAAEAAARIVEKVRVNPGNYADKKRFENIEYTQLAYQAELERIYKKFSPLVKICKEYGTAMRIGTNHGSLSDRIMSQYGDTPRGMVESAMEFMRICEDLNYYNLVISMKASNTQVMVQAYRLLVETMVKEGMNYPLHLGVTEAGDGEDGRIKSAVGIGTLLEDGLGDTIRVSLTEDPEFEAPVAKALADRYVNRALNVVEKEKIEIRNLPYNPYEYNRRVTLPVQHIGGHHHPVVMLDVSSKNLKDPYFLTEVGYKYSAGLDKYNMADQACDLVYLGDELPSFSFPGNLRQIYNYKTWLTLKDKSNCHPLIKLEDYASAAQKDPILNLVSVNAKSYSKVLLSLLDETAVLVLETSSEEGTIEQRAFFIELLKSGNQIPVIVKRSYAAISADDLQLYAATDLGALFTDGLGDGVWIDAPETVGLPVMNSTSFGILQATRTRISKTEYISCPSCGRTLFDLQETTQLIRSRTDHLKGIKIGIMGCIVNGPGEMADADYGYVGTGPGKITLYRGKEVVKKNVSSAKALDDLIDLIREDGNWTEVK
- a CDS encoding alpha/beta hydrolase family protein, with product MIKKEHFILSGSKDKTITGDLTYDDNQTNQPCILFVHGFKGFKDWGAHNLVASYFASKGYRYFKFNLSHSGVTDQKPDDVTDLEAFAANTVSMELKDVDTALNYIAHTYPLAPVYVIGHSRGGALVILKGAADERIQKIITWSAISDFSSLWKKEQEEQWLATGRIFVENARTKEKMPLNSTLLEDFNAHQSEFNLLHAAAKIKIPWLILHGDDDVNVKFSVAQELAQAQPKAQLQKIKGANHVFGASHPYKATELPAQLLEVCEKTLAFIKNASL